The following are encoded together in the Thermococcus sibiricus MM 739 genome:
- a CDS encoding V-type ATP synthase subunit I domain-containing protein, with translation MNSEILDFRTLLTIIYEHFGTGEFTARELSDRLREAISNPALIANPAFLKVYRRVSKKMISNDLRRLYAMGFLKRRRVKRKVMTKSGKVCHRGYEYRYSLSSQGLKYLAYMASGGHEREEQEGFEDFLVKIFIEKKAPEEIRDILWEFYETQMKDRKGFRRFSTSQMAFWDKVLERITEIFRDKRIKSLEERVKALEEENKELREKIRKLEMEKTAYKTLNEKLLLMLTEIMELTDRALEKAEHFKEENERYREIVKRVNKVFAELGPITGK, from the coding sequence ATGAACTCGGAAATCCTTGACTTCCGAACGTTGCTCACCATAATATACGAACACTTCGGGACGGGCGAGTTCACGGCGAGGGAACTTAGCGACCGCCTTAGGGAGGCAATTTCCAATCCAGCGTTAATAGCAAATCCCGCTTTCTTGAAGGTTTACCGCAGGGTTAGCAAGAAGATGATCTCTAACGACTTGAGAAGGCTCTACGCCATGGGCTTTCTGAAGAGGAGGAGGGTGAAGAGGAAAGTTATGACCAAGAGCGGGAAGGTCTGCCACAGGGGCTATGAGTACAGGTACTCGCTTTCGAGCCAGGGACTGAAGTACCTTGCTTATATGGCGAGCGGTGGGCATGAGAGGGAGGAGCAGGAGGGGTTTGAGGATTTTCTCGTGAAGATTTTTATAGAAAAGAAAGCCCCTGAAGAAATTAGGGACATTTTGTGGGAGTTTTATGAAACCCAGATGAAGGATAGGAAGGGCTTCAGGAGGTTCTCGACTTCCCAGATGGCCTTCTGGGATAAGGTTTTGGAGCGTATAACTGAAATTTTTAGGGACAAAAGGATTAAATCGCTCGAAGAAAGAGTTAAGGCTCTTGAAGAGGAGAATAAAGAACTCAGGGAGAAAATAAGGAAACTTGAAATGGAAAAAACAGCGTATAAAACCCTTAATGAGAAGCTTTTACTGATGTTAACTGAGATAATGGAGCTTACGGACAGGGCGCTTGAGAAAGCGGAGCACTTCAAAGAAGAGAACGAGAGATATAGGGAGATTGTTAAAAGGGTCAATAAAGTGTTTGCTGAACTCGGGCCCATAACGGGGAAATGA